One Solidesulfovibrio fructosivorans JJ] DNA segment encodes these proteins:
- the pyrE gene encoding orotate phosphoribosyltransferase, which yields MSFACGELDAGAMRGRLAALLLEKSYRAGEVTLTSGRKSDYYFDCKQTALYPEGAWLIGNLLFDLLPEGIVGVGGMTLGADPLVTAVSLVSHVRGRPMPAFIVRKAAKGHGTNQFLEGLSNFRPGDKVALLEDVVTTGGTLMTVIDRVQDAGLAVGAVVTVLDREEGGGERLAERGFPLLSIFTRHALLAAAGNQQGT from the coding sequence ATGTCGTTTGCGTGCGGGGAATTGGACGCCGGGGCCATGCGTGGTCGTCTGGCCGCGTTGCTTCTGGAAAAGTCCTACCGGGCCGGTGAAGTCACCCTGACGTCGGGCCGCAAAAGTGATTATTATTTCGACTGCAAGCAGACGGCGCTGTATCCCGAAGGGGCCTGGCTCATCGGGAATCTGCTGTTCGATTTGCTGCCCGAAGGCATCGTCGGCGTCGGCGGCATGACGCTGGGGGCCGATCCGCTGGTCACGGCGGTCAGCCTCGTTTCCCATGTGCGCGGCCGGCCCATGCCGGCGTTCATCGTGCGCAAGGCCGCCAAGGGGCACGGCACCAACCAGTTTCTGGAGGGCCTTTCCAATTTTCGCCCCGGGGATAAGGTCGCCTTGCTCGAGGATGTGGTGACCACCGGCGGCACGCTCATGACGGTCATCGACCGGGTCCAGGACGCGGGCCTCGCGGTCGGGGCCGTGGTCACGGTGCTCGACCGGGAGGAAGGCGGGGGCGAACGTCTGGCCGAACGCGGCTTTCCGCTCCTGTCCATTTTTACCCGACACGCCCTGCTGGCCGCGGCCGGCAACCAACAGGGCACATGA
- a CDS encoding FmdB family zinc ribbon protein — protein MPLYEYECPACGRVFEELRRAGDESDAACPHCGQKASRIVSLSAFALKGTGFYSTDYVKRRPGSFQKDGKGTIKGATVPIPQLARDPSVPLSEEEEEDDGQSPESGGDAKENA, from the coding sequence ATGCCCTTGTATGAATACGAATGTCCGGCCTGCGGCCGGGTGTTCGAGGAGCTGCGCCGGGCCGGCGACGAGAGCGACGCCGCCTGTCCGCACTGTGGCCAAAAAGCCTCCCGCATCGTCTCCCTGTCCGCCTTCGCGCTCAAGGGGACCGGCTTTTATTCCACCGATTACGTGAAACGCCGCCCCGGCTCCTTCCAGAAAGACGGCAAGGGCACCATCAAGGGCGCCACCGTGCCCATCCCCCAGCTTGCCCGCGATCCTTCCGTTCCTTTGTCCGAGGAAGAAGAGGAAGACGACGGCCAATCCCCCGAATCCGGCGGCGACGCCAAGGAGAACGCATGA
- the purB gene encoding adenylosuccinate lyase, which produces MIERYTRKAMGALWTLENRFRAWLEVELAVCEAWTELGRIPAADMEIIRQKADFDVDRILEIEQVTRHDVIAFLTAVEERVGPAARFIHLGCTSSDIVDTANGLLLGRAGDMVLATVDGLLDVIRDLAMRYKGQLMIGRTHGIHAEPLSFGMKMASFYAEFTRHRERVAAAVAGVKVGKISGAVGGYAHLDPKVESIALGRLGLAVDPVSTQIVQRDRHAAFFTSLALLAGGVERMATELRHLQRTEVLEAEEGFAKGQKGSSAMPHKKNPISAENICGLSRLVRTNALASMENMALWHERDISHSSVERVIMPDSTILADYTVARLTRILQNLKVNPDNMARNMMASYGLFYSQRVLLALIETGMDRQKAYEAVQKVAMACWEGKKSFPDAVRADAAITARLTAGVLDALFDPGYYLKHEDLIYSRVFGTIS; this is translated from the coding sequence ATGATCGAGCGTTACACCAGAAAGGCCATGGGCGCGCTGTGGACCCTGGAAAACCGCTTCCGGGCCTGGCTTGAGGTGGAGTTGGCCGTGTGCGAGGCCTGGACCGAGCTTGGCCGCATCCCGGCGGCGGATATGGAGATCATCCGCCAAAAGGCCGATTTCGATGTGGACCGCATCCTCGAGATCGAGCAGGTCACCCGTCACGACGTCATCGCCTTTCTGACCGCCGTGGAAGAGCGGGTGGGGCCGGCCGCCCGGTTCATCCACCTGGGCTGCACCTCCTCGGACATCGTGGACACGGCCAACGGGCTGTTGCTCGGCCGGGCCGGGGACATGGTGCTCGCCACCGTCGACGGGCTGCTTGACGTCATCCGCGATCTGGCCATGCGCTACAAGGGCCAGCTCATGATCGGCCGCACCCACGGCATCCATGCCGAGCCGCTCAGCTTCGGCATGAAGATGGCCTCGTTTTACGCCGAGTTCACCCGCCACCGCGAACGCGTGGCCGCGGCCGTGGCCGGGGTGAAGGTGGGCAAGATTTCCGGGGCCGTGGGCGGCTACGCCCACCTCGACCCCAAGGTGGAGTCCATCGCGCTCGGTCGCCTGGGCCTGGCCGTGGACCCGGTTTCCACCCAGATCGTGCAGCGCGACCGCCATGCCGCCTTTTTCACCTCCCTGGCCCTTCTCGCCGGCGGGGTGGAGCGCATGGCCACCGAACTGCGCCATTTGCAGCGCACCGAGGTGCTCGAGGCCGAGGAAGGCTTCGCCAAGGGCCAGAAGGGCTCCTCGGCCATGCCGCACAAAAAAAATCCCATCTCGGCGGAAAACATCTGCGGCCTCTCCAGGCTCGTGCGCACAAACGCCCTGGCCTCCATGGAGAACATGGCCCTGTGGCACGAGCGCGACATCTCCCATTCCTCGGTCGAGCGCGTCATCATGCCCGATTCCACCATTCTGGCCGACTACACCGTGGCCCGGCTGACCAGGATTTTGCAAAATCTCAAGGTCAACCCGGACAACATGGCCCGCAACATGATGGCTTCCTACGGGCTTTTCTATTCCCAGCGCGTGCTTCTGGCCCTGATCGAGACGGGCATGGACCGGCAGAAGGCCTACGAGGCCGTGCAGAAGGTGGCCATGGCCTGCTGGGAAGGCAAAAAGTCGTTTCCGGACGCGGTGCGCGCCGATGCGGCCATTACGGCCAGGCTGACGGCCGGGGTTCTCGATGCGCTCTTTGATCCGGGCTATTATCTCAAACACGAAGATTTGATTTATTCCCGCGTGTTCGGCACTATTTCCTGA
- a CDS encoding DnaA/Hda family protein gives MKPAPVIDSGDGVLKDDLRQHLSRTCPDQELRRWYDPLGLSVSESEHCCLVRFPHAYFATWFETSVRDLFEKEVGRFLGDGYAVRYQTRCGGSDKRQPLATLRAVTDFPYGHRFTFETFLANEKNHFPLALAREVAGGREARYNPFLLCGPSGAGKTHLLRAMANAVSRSRPSAAVFFGSIDDIGNRYADPTANPHEIRAAIVASDFLFIDELADVKRDPILEQELVLLFNAFHDAGKQMVFSCRERVASCDFGPTLKSRLEWGLMVHLKLPDLDVRVRCVEHANRDKRLGLSREQTLTLASRFEGFRQLEGVLLRIEAFRRHTGQELTDAELARHIRLSEDRKAPELTPERILAICAEHFTLGVADITGHSRRKELVFARQTAMALCRALLGMSYPALGKVFGGKDHSTVLYSIRKFQQLQDADRDTKLMFRQLAKKCRQGSPA, from the coding sequence ATGAAGCCCGCGCCTGTGATCGATTCCGGTGACGGCGTGCTCAAGGACGACCTCCGACAGCATTTGTCGCGCACCTGCCCCGACCAGGAGCTGCGTCGCTGGTACGACCCGCTCGGCCTTTCGGTCAGCGAATCGGAGCACTGCTGCCTCGTCCGCTTTCCCCACGCCTATTTCGCCACCTGGTTCGAAACCTCCGTGCGGGATCTCTTCGAAAAGGAAGTGGGCCGGTTCCTCGGCGACGGCTACGCCGTGCGCTACCAGACACGCTGCGGCGGGAGCGACAAGCGCCAACCCCTGGCCACCCTGCGGGCGGTGACGGATTTCCCCTACGGCCACCGCTTCACCTTCGAGACCTTTCTGGCCAACGAGAAAAACCATTTCCCCCTGGCCCTGGCCCGGGAAGTGGCCGGCGGGCGCGAGGCGCGCTACAATCCTTTTTTGCTTTGCGGCCCTTCCGGCGCGGGCAAGACCCATCTGCTGCGGGCCATGGCCAATGCCGTGAGCCGCTCGCGCCCCAGCGCCGCCGTTTTTTTCGGCTCCATCGACGACATCGGCAACCGCTATGCCGACCCCACGGCCAACCCCCACGAGATCCGCGCCGCCATCGTGGCCAGCGATTTCCTTTTCATCGACGAACTGGCCGACGTCAAACGCGATCCCATCCTTGAACAGGAACTGGTGCTGCTTTTCAACGCCTTTCACGACGCGGGCAAGCAGATGGTCTTTTCCTGCCGGGAGCGCGTGGCCTCGTGCGATTTCGGCCCCACCCTCAAGTCGCGGCTGGAATGGGGGCTCATGGTCCATTTGAAGCTCCCGGACCTCGACGTGCGCGTGCGTTGCGTGGAGCACGCCAACCGCGACAAGCGGCTGGGGCTCTCCCGGGAACAGACCCTCACCCTGGCCAGCCGGTTCGAGGGATTCCGCCAGCTCGAAGGGGTGTTGCTGCGCATCGAGGCCTTTCGCCGCCACACCGGCCAGGAGCTGACCGACGCGGAACTGGCGCGCCATATCCGCCTGTCCGAGGACCGCAAAGCCCCGGAGCTGACCCCGGAGCGCATCCTGGCCATCTGCGCGGAGCACTTCACGTTGGGCGTGGCCGACATCACCGGCCATTCCCGGCGCAAGGAACTGGTTTTCGCCCGCCAGACCGCCATGGCCCTGTGCCGCGCCCTGCTCGGCATGTCCTACCCGGCCCTGGGCAAGGTCTTCGGCGGCAAGGACCACAGCACTGTTCTTTACTCGATTCGAAAATTCCAGCAATTACAGGATGCTGACAGAGATACGAAATTGATGTTCCGCCAGTTGGCGAAAAAGTGCCGCCAGGGAAGCCCGGCATGA
- a CDS encoding homocysteine biosynthesis protein produces MTHEVRKTVAEINKRIEQGKAVVLTAAEMVDAVKRLGKVKAAKEVDVVATGTFSPMCSSGMLFNFGQEAPTIKAQKVRLNNIPAHAGLAAVDAYLGATELPKDDPLNKVHPGRFKYGGAHVIEDLLRGKAVRLWCEAYGTDCYPRRGLEKDVTLADLKYAALLNPRNCYQNYNVAVNLTSRIVYTYMGPLRPNARNANFATAGELSPLFNDPYLKTIGLGTRIFLGGGVGYVIGAGTQHDPKPKRNERGIPLSASGTLMVKGDLKGMNPRYVRAVSVLGYGVSMAVGVGIPIPILNEDMAFFTGVSDADIELPVKDYGHDYPNGIGRVLGYVTYAECRSGEVVINGKPTQAVPVTSLSMSLEVAQTLKSWIEQGKFLLTEPVERIPSE; encoded by the coding sequence ATGACCCATGAGGTGAGAAAAACCGTCGCGGAGATCAACAAGCGCATCGAACAGGGCAAGGCCGTGGTGCTGACGGCCGCCGAGATGGTCGATGCGGTAAAACGCCTGGGCAAGGTCAAGGCGGCCAAGGAAGTGGACGTGGTGGCCACGGGCACCTTTTCGCCCATGTGCTCCTCGGGCATGCTTTTCAACTTCGGCCAGGAAGCCCCGACCATAAAAGCCCAGAAGGTCCGGCTCAACAATATCCCGGCCCATGCCGGCCTGGCCGCCGTGGACGCCTATCTCGGGGCCACGGAGCTGCCCAAGGACGATCCCCTGAATAAGGTGCATCCGGGCCGGTTCAAGTACGGCGGCGCCCACGTCATCGAGGATCTTCTGCGCGGCAAGGCGGTGCGGCTCTGGTGCGAGGCCTACGGCACGGACTGCTATCCCCGCCGCGGCCTGGAAAAGGACGTGACGCTCGCCGACCTCAAGTATGCGGCGCTTTTAAATCCCCGCAACTGCTACCAGAACTACAACGTGGCGGTGAACCTCACCAGCCGCATCGTCTACACCTATATGGGGCCGCTTAGGCCAAACGCCCGAAACGCCAACTTCGCCACCGCCGGCGAACTGTCGCCGCTTTTCAACGACCCCTATTTGAAGACCATCGGGCTCGGCACCCGTATCTTCCTTGGCGGCGGCGTGGGCTATGTCATCGGGGCCGGCACCCAGCACGATCCCAAACCCAAGCGCAACGAACGCGGCATTCCGCTTTCCGCCTCGGGCACGCTCATGGTCAAGGGCGACCTCAAGGGCATGAACCCGCGCTACGTGCGGGCGGTGTCCGTGCTCGGTTATGGCGTGTCCATGGCCGTGGGCGTGGGCATCCCCATTCCCATTTTAAACGAGGATATGGCCTTTTTCACCGGCGTCTCCGATGCCGACATCGAACTGCCGGTCAAGGACTACGGCCACGACTACCCCAACGGCATCGGCCGCGTGCTCGGTTACGTCACCTACGCCGAATGCCGGTCGGGCGAGGTGGTCATAAACGGCAAGCCGACCCAGGCCGTGCCGGTCACGAGCCTGTCCATGTCCCTGGAAGTGGCGCAAACGCTCAAATCCTGGATCGAGCAGGGCAAGTTCCTGCTGACCGAGCCGGTGGAGCGCATTCCCTCGGAATAG